The genomic interval GATATTTGTTATTTCCAGTGTAGTTACCCCTTTCTTTTTAGGAATTATCGCTGCAAGTGCCGTGTCAGGGCAGATCGACCTGCAAGCTAAAGATTTCCTTTCGGCCTATGTCTTTAGCTGGTTAAGCTGGTTTTCAGTCAGTGTGGGCATCTTTACAGTTACGATTTGTGCTTATCTGGCCAATGTCTTTATCATTGGTGAAGCAGAAGGCGAGCAGGACAGACAATTGTTCACCCGCAAAGCAAGACGTACCATCTTTGTGGTTATGGCAGCAGGCGGATTAGTATTTTTAGCTGCACACTCAGAAGGAATTCCCCTGTTAAACTGGATATTTAGTGATGTTCCCGGAATTATAGCGCTGATCATGGCTACGATTTCACTCGTGATTACGTTTGTTTTATTAAACAGGAATAAACCGATTATATTACGGTTATTGGCTGGTTTTCAGGTGACCATGATCCTTTTTGCTGCTACTTACAGTCATTTTCCGGATATTATCCTGCTTAAAGGCGGAGATAATCTTTCCTTACTCACCCACCAGGGACAATTCAAAACAATTGAAACTTTAGGTTATGCACTGCTGATTGGCAGTATTTTTATTATACCCGCATTGGTTTATCTGATATATAGCTTTCAGCAAAAGAAGGGAAGTACCGAAGCACATTAGCCTGTTTTAAATAGGCGTTAAATATTATTTTTATGGAAGAGACTAATTTTTCGAGACTCAGTAAGCTAACAGAAGGAGATTACGAGGCATTTTTATACGATTGTGATGGCACATTAGCCGACAATATGCCCGCACATACAGAGACTTACCTGGCCATAGCTAAACAATACCATGTAGATATGGATCCTGCAATCATAGATGAGCTGGCAGGCTGGCCTATTCTCAATGTCGTAGAAGAATTGAACAGGCGTTACCAGGCTGATATGGATCCGGCAGAATTCACTGCCAGAAAAGCAAAACTTTATTTCGAAGAATATCTGGATAAAGCATTGCCGATCACCTATGTCGTAGACCATTTAAAGGCGAACGCAGCTCAAGTGCGTATTGCTGTAGTTTCTGGCGGAGATCGCAGAGCCGTTCAGCGTACGCTGGAAGTAGTTGGCGTGAGTGATTACGTAGAAGCTATGGTTTGCGCCGGAGAAACACCAAGAGGTAAACCTTTTGCAGATCCATTTCTTAAAGCAGCAGAATTATTGGGTGTTGATCCGAAAAAATGCCTGGTATTTGAAGATGGCAAGCCCGGCACAGATGCAGCTGAGGCCGCTGGGATGCACTGGGTAAGAATTGATCAGTTTAAGTTCGGGTAAATAAACAAATGAAAAGATCAGGGACAGCAGATTTACCACTTCACTATGGCCATATTCCAAAATGGCTTTCCCTGCGGATGTCACGTCTTGGACTGGCTATTACAGAAGCTATGATTACAGAATATGGCACAGCCGAAGTATTGCGCAGGTTAAGTGATCCGTTTTGGTTTCAAAGCCTGGGCGCGGTCATGGGAATGGACTGGCATTCCTCAGGTATTACGACTTCGGTAATGGGTGCGCTGAAAAGTGCAATTAATCCGCTTTCCAAAGAACTGGGCA from Pedobacter sp. WC2423 carries:
- a CDS encoding cytochrome d ubiquinol oxidase subunit II, whose amino-acid sequence is MVYVVIIFLWTAILLYILLGGADFGAGIIELFTSRANRPRMRKKMYEAIGPVWEANHMWLIIVIVILFVGFPKIYTTVSIYLHIPLVCMLMGIIARGTAFVFRNYDAVKDDMQKVYTPIFVISSVVTPFFLGIIAASAVSGQIDLQAKDFLSAYVFSWLSWFSVSVGIFTVTICAYLANVFIIGEAEGEQDRQLFTRKARRTIFVVMAAGGLVFLAAHSEGIPLLNWIFSDVPGIIALIMATISLVITFVLLNRNKPIILRLLAGFQVTMILFAATYSHFPDIILLKGGDNLSLLTHQGQFKTIETLGYALLIGSIFIIPALVYLIYSFQQKKGSTEAH
- a CDS encoding HAD family hydrolase, with product MEETNFSRLSKLTEGDYEAFLYDCDGTLADNMPAHTETYLAIAKQYHVDMDPAIIDELAGWPILNVVEELNRRYQADMDPAEFTARKAKLYFEEYLDKALPITYVVDHLKANAAQVRIAVVSGGDRRAVQRTLEVVGVSDYVEAMVCAGETPRGKPFADPFLKAAELLGVDPKKCLVFEDGKPGTDAAEAAGMHWVRIDQFKFG